From a region of the Nodosilinea sp. PGN35 genome:
- a CDS encoding agmatinase family protein gives MTDPANDPVFQSPNGQSSEAQRALEMEARLPLTGWQQEVSQGLEYGLEAAASIRDRTIPTFSRGELPHYAGINTFLKAPYLEDVRRVGEYDVAIVGIPHDSGTTYRPGTRFGPQGIRRISALYTPYNFELGVDLRENITLCDVGDVFTIPANNEKSFDQISKGVAHVFASGAFPILLGGDHSIGFPTVRGICRHLGDKKVGIIHFDRHVDTQETDLDERMHTCPWFHATNMANAPAKNLVQLGIGGWQVPRQGVKVCRERATNILTVTDITEMGLDAAADFAIQRATDGTDCVWISFDIDCIDAGFVPGTGWPEPGGLLPREALYLLKRIVQETTVCGIEVVEVSPPYDVSDMTSLMATRVICDTMAHLVVSGQLPRREKPGYIHEEANMNVDEPWE, from the coding sequence ATGACCGACCCAGCAAACGATCCCGTATTTCAAAGCCCCAACGGCCAGTCCTCTGAAGCCCAGCGGGCATTGGAGATGGAAGCCCGCCTGCCCCTGACCGGCTGGCAGCAGGAGGTATCCCAGGGGCTGGAGTACGGCCTGGAGGCGGCGGCCAGCATTCGCGATCGCACCATTCCCACTTTTTCGCGCGGCGAGCTGCCCCACTACGCGGGCATCAACACCTTCCTCAAAGCGCCGTACTTAGAAGACGTGCGCCGGGTGGGCGAGTACGACGTGGCGATCGTCGGCATTCCCCACGACTCGGGCACCACCTACCGCCCCGGCACCCGCTTTGGCCCCCAGGGCATTCGCCGCATCTCGGCCCTCTACACCCCCTACAACTTTGAGCTGGGCGTAGACCTGCGGGAAAATATCACCCTCTGCGACGTAGGCGATGTGTTCACGATTCCGGCCAACAACGAAAAATCCTTCGACCAGATCTCCAAGGGCGTGGCCCACGTGTTTGCCTCCGGCGCGTTCCCGATTTTGCTGGGCGGCGACCACTCCATCGGCTTCCCCACGGTGCGGGGCATCTGCCGCCACCTGGGCGACAAAAAGGTGGGCATCATCCACTTCGATCGCCACGTCGATACCCAGGAGACCGACCTGGACGAGCGCATGCACACCTGCCCCTGGTTCCACGCCACCAACATGGCCAACGCCCCGGCCAAAAACCTGGTGCAGCTGGGCATCGGCGGCTGGCAGGTGCCCCGCCAGGGGGTGAAAGTCTGCCGCGAGCGGGCCACCAACATCCTCACCGTCACTGACATCACCGAAATGGGCCTCGATGCCGCCGCCGACTTTGCCATTCAGCGCGCCACCGACGGCACCGACTGCGTCTGGATCAGCTTCGACATCGACTGTATCGACGCGGGCTTTGTGCCCGGCACTGGCTGGCCCGAACCCGGCGGCCTGCTGCCCCGCGAAGCCCTCTACCTACTGAAGCGCATCGTGCAGGAAACCACCGTCTGCGGCATTGAGGTGGTGGAGGTGTCGCCTCCCTACGATGTCAGCGACATGACATCCCTCATGGCCACCCGCGTGATCTGCGACACCATGGCCCACCTGGTGGTGTCGGGTCAGCTGCCCCGCCGCGAGAAGCCCGGCTACATCCACGAAGAAGCCAATATGAATGTGGATGAGCCCTGGGAGTAG